From Onychostoma macrolepis isolate SWU-2019 chromosome 19, ASM1243209v1, whole genome shotgun sequence, a single genomic window includes:
- the LOC131525969 gene encoding forkhead box protein H1-like, whose product MGIYIFYSRCASYIGHKLHDRLSSSLQNQMFSEMQRERADMLVRRKYKRYSKHKMTYLGLIAYVIQNAPEKKLTFYKLMNEVTLYVDGDRKGLENNIRVCLSSNNCFVKVPINPEYPNAKRNFWKVDESKITPKILRRHFSGLRDVFPDFYENMESSSVKNETENRATCKRPEAEKFSSPFSIESLLQRESSAPLRNRPALCATGNLENAFVGLANGDHGLAYKRKTWDWPHQTSYADFSGSYSHFSFPTYSLGLNEGCSPSGGSSTRMHSVSELSYCTAPESIRQFTPNPVTWVYM is encoded by the exons ATGGGCATCTACATCTTCTATAGCCGGTGTGCTTCATATATAGGCCACAAACTACACGACAGACTCTCATCGTCGCTTCAGAATCAGATGTTCTCAGAGATGCAGCGAGAGCGCGCGGACATGCTGGTCAGAAGAAAATACAAGAGATACTCCAAACACAAAATGACCTACCTGGGTCTGATCGCTTATGTCATTCAAAACGCACCTGAGAAGAAATTAACGTTTTACAAG TTAATGAATGAGGTGACGCTGTATGTGGATGGCGACAGAAAAGGCCTTGAGAATAATATCAGAGTCTGTTTATCATCAAACAACTGCTTTGTAAAG GTGCCTATAAATCCAGAATACCCAAATGCAAAGCGCAACTTTTGGAAAGTGGATGAAAGTAAAATCACCCCAAAGATACTGCGACGACACTTCAGTGGTTTGCGCGACGTCTTCCCTGACTTTTATGAAAACATGGAAAGTTCCTCTGTGAAGAATGAAACGGAAAACAGGGCGACCTGCAAACGCCCCGAAGCAGAGAAGTTTAGCAGCCCGTTTTCAATAGAGTCCCTCCTGCAGCGGGAAAGCAGCGCCCCCCTGAGGAACAGACCTGCACTTTGTGCAACTGGGAACCTGGAAAACGCGTTTGTGGGCCTCGCGAATGGAGACCATGGTTTGGCTTACAAGAGGAAAACATGGGACTGGCCCCATCAGACTTCATACGCCGATTTCAGTGGATCATATTCACACTTTTCTTTTCCTACTTACAGTTTGGGCCTGAATGAAGGCTGCAGTCCCTCCGGTGGATCTTCCACGAGGATGCACTCAGTCTCTGAACTGTCCTACTGTACAGCACCTGAGAGCATTAGGCAATTCACTCCAAATCCTGTGACCTGGGTCTACATGTAA